A section of the Clostridium felsineum DSM 794 genome encodes:
- a CDS encoding Fe-S-containing hydro-lyase codes for MEKLIKAPLDEDEINNLRAGDRVLISGYIYTARDAAHKRLIELLKDGKDMPIDVKNQIIYYAGPTPAKPGKVIGSAGPTTSGRMDIFTPTLLDIGLKGMIGKGARSKEVTEAIIKNKAVYFGAIGGAAALISKSIVEAEVIAYDDLGSEAIRRIKVIKFPAIVIIDSLGNNLYEIGRESYLNESSNK; via the coding sequence ATGGAAAAATTAATAAAAGCCCCATTAGATGAAGATGAAATAAACAATCTTAGAGCTGGGGACAGAGTACTTATAAGTGGTTATATTTATACAGCAAGAGATGCAGCGCATAAAAGACTTATAGAACTTTTAAAAGATGGAAAAGATATGCCTATAGATGTTAAAAATCAGATTATATATTATGCAGGTCCAACTCCAGCCAAACCAGGAAAAGTAATAGGTTCTGCAGGACCAACCACTAGTGGTAGAATGGATATATTTACTCCAACATTACTGGATATAGGACTAAAAGGTATGATAGGTAAAGGTGCAAGGTCAAAGGAAGTAACAGAAGCTATTATCAAAAACAAGGCTGTATATTTTGGTGCCATAGGAGGAGCGGCGGCACTTATATCAAAGTCTATAGTGGAGGCTGAGGTTATAGCTTATGATGATTTGGGTTCAGAAGCAATAAGAAGAATAAAAGTAATAAAATTTCCAGCAATAGTTATAATTGATTCATTAGGAAATAATCTTTATGAAATAGGAAGAGAAAGTTACCTAAATGAATCTTCGAACAAATAG
- a CDS encoding citrate lyase holo-[acyl-carrier protein] synthase — MDDNNLLEQKQAKDSLKKYLLDSYNMSVVVVVVEYLGHSGDNYSIDTTVDKISNIISRKFPTTVYLKIIKLIGEVPVIFLVIDEDSNKIISAINESKDENLLNAHMDIEVVDKNGSIVLNERIAD; from the coding sequence ATGGATGATAATAATTTATTAGAGCAAAAACAAGCTAAGGATTCTTTAAAAAAGTATCTTTTGGATAGTTACAACATGTCAGTAGTGGTGGTAGTTGTTGAGTACTTAGGACATAGTGGTGATAACTATTCTATTGATACGACAGTAGATAAAATAAGTAACATAATATCAAGGAAATTTCCTACAACAGTATATCTTAAAATTATAAAACTTATAGGAGAAGTACCTGTAATATTTTTAGTTATTGATGAAGATTCAAATAAAATAATATCAGCAATAAATGAGTCTAAAGATGAGAATTTGTTGAACGCTCATATGGATATTGAAGTTGTTGATAAGAACGGCAGTATTGTGTTAAATGAAAGAATAGCTGACTAA
- a CDS encoding sigma 54-interacting transcriptional regulator — protein sequence MFKNCITVNIKNGVHTRIAAMIVHEASKIKEQYGINLYVKQMNSKEPIAISMLALLSLKIKENELVEISCYEDTTNGQKAVIELSNYITKNLSDNTKTFSNIDAIIEESTIVNENVLDNIPMGIIVVDINCNITSINDYALNIMDKSLNTVVGMPILDIIPTSDTPTVIKTKEKKLGKTQHINKHIVISNCSPIISNNNVIGALCVFQDISELVGIKEVNERFQRILETSHDLICFIDENRKVSYINPTYEKSFNIKSSDVLGKDLIELSPDGYRMKVFNSKKAIENIFYTKNNIGIICTVVPIFIGETFKGVISISKEANEIIKIAKELEKSEEELDYYKNELKRHNKLSASFNSIIGSSSTLRDVLITASKAATSPSTVLIRGESGTGKELIAKAIHNGSPRHDKPFVRVNCAAIPENLIESELFGYEKGAFTGAIKSKPGKFTIANTGTIFLDEIGDIPKSMQVKLLRVLQEREFESVGGIETHKVDVRIIAATNRNLEEMMKTGEFREDLYYRLNVISLFLPPLRKRKEDINLLVEHFINNISEKLNKPIRKIEEDCLLAFMNYNWPGNIRELENIIERAINICDSGIITLKDLPFYITNIAPQNDIVKIDDNTPLLKLEDYEKIILKIAMKKYKSYNKVGKILGVTHRTVSLKCKKYNIDVD from the coding sequence ATGTTTAAGAATTGTATTACAGTAAATATTAAGAATGGAGTTCACACTAGAATTGCAGCAATGATTGTTCATGAAGCATCTAAAATAAAAGAACAATACGGAATTAATTTGTACGTAAAACAGATGAATTCTAAAGAACCAATTGCAATAAGTATGCTTGCACTTCTTTCTCTAAAAATCAAAGAAAACGAACTTGTTGAAATTTCTTGTTATGAAGATACTACAAATGGTCAAAAAGCCGTTATTGAACTGAGCAACTATATAACAAAAAATCTAAGCGACAATACTAAAACTTTTTCAAATATAGACGCAATAATTGAAGAAAGCACAATAGTAAATGAAAATGTACTCGACAATATCCCTATGGGTATAATAGTTGTAGACATAAATTGTAATATAACTTCTATTAATGACTACGCTCTTAACATTATGGACAAGTCCTTAAACACTGTTGTTGGTATGCCAATTTTAGATATAATTCCAACTTCCGATACACCTACCGTCATAAAAACTAAGGAGAAAAAGTTAGGCAAAACTCAACATATAAATAAACATATAGTAATATCAAATTGTTCTCCTATAATTTCAAATAATAATGTTATTGGAGCTTTGTGTGTATTTCAGGATATTTCTGAATTAGTTGGAATAAAAGAAGTCAATGAACGATTTCAAAGAATACTTGAAACCTCCCATGATCTAATATGTTTTATTGATGAAAATAGGAAAGTATCTTACATAAATCCAACTTATGAAAAAAGCTTTAATATAAAATCATCAGATGTACTCGGAAAAGACCTTATTGAACTTTCCCCTGATGGCTATAGAATGAAAGTTTTCAACTCAAAAAAAGCTATAGAAAATATATTTTATACTAAAAATAATATAGGAATTATATGCACAGTTGTACCAATTTTTATTGGTGAAACCTTTAAAGGTGTAATTTCAATTTCAAAAGAAGCAAATGAAATTATAAAAATAGCAAAAGAACTTGAAAAATCAGAGGAAGAGCTTGATTACTACAAAAATGAACTTAAAAGGCATAACAAATTAAGCGCCTCTTTTAATAGTATTATAGGCAGCAGCAGCACCCTTAGGGATGTTCTCATTACAGCTAGTAAAGCGGCAACTTCTCCTTCTACAGTTTTAATACGAGGTGAAAGCGGTACTGGTAAAGAGCTTATTGCTAAAGCTATTCATAATGGAAGTCCTAGACATGACAAGCCTTTTGTAAGAGTGAATTGTGCTGCAATACCTGAAAATTTAATTGAAAGTGAACTTTTTGGTTATGAAAAAGGCGCTTTTACTGGTGCAATTAAATCCAAACCTGGAAAATTCACAATTGCAAATACAGGTACTATATTTTTAGATGAAATAGGTGATATACCTAAATCTATGCAAGTTAAACTTCTTCGTGTTCTGCAAGAAAGAGAATTTGAAAGTGTTGGTGGTATTGAAACTCACAAGGTGGATGTGAGAATTATAGCTGCTACCAATAGAAATCTTGAAGAAATGATGAAAACTGGTGAATTTAGAGAAGATTTATATTATAGGCTTAATGTAATCTCTTTATTTCTTCCACCTTTACGAAAAAGAAAAGAGGATATCAATCTCTTAGTTGAGCACTTTATAAATAATATAAGTGAAAAATTGAATAAACCTATCAGAAAAATAGAAGAAGATTGCCTTCTGGCTTTTATGAATTATAATTGGCCAGGAAATATAAGAGAACTAGAAAATATTATAGAAAGAGCAATAAATATATGTGATAGCGGTATAATTACATTAAAAGATCTTCCTTTTTATATAACAAATATAGCTCCACAAAATGATATTGTTAAAATTGATGACAATACTCCTCTTTTAAAGTTGGAGGATTATGAAAAAATTATTTTAAAAATCGCAATGAAAAAATATAAAAGTTATAATAAGGTTGGGAAAATCTTAGGAGTAACTCATAGAACTGTATCTTTGAAATGTAAAAAATATAATATAGATGTTGATTAA
- the ptsP gene encoding phosphoenolpyruvate--protein phosphotransferase translates to MIKKGISASKGYAIGHVFIKADNEVKIVEKKISDIESEKARLQGAVEKSRVQLTKIKEKAEKDLGADKAAVFESHMMFLDDPDFIGSAENIISDEKINAEKALENVMKNYVAIFEGIEDEYVKERIADVKDVGNRILQNLAGNDMTSLADVDNNTVVVAHDLTPSDTAQLNKERVIGFLTNIGGRTSHSAIMARTLEIPAVVGLQDIVESVKNGDSIIVDGAEGIAIINPDEATLKEYEAKKAEYQARQEKLKELISVETRTKEGKRVEVCGNIGKAKDVEAVLENGGDGVGLFRTEFLYMDRDQMPTEDEQFEAYKTVVEKMGEKPVVIRTLDIGGDKKLPYLPLPEEMNPFLGYRAIRLCLGRTDIFKIQLRALLRASVYGNLKIMFPMISSLEEFLSAKELLKECMGELDKEGKKYNANLETGIMVEIPAAAVNSEELAKYVDFFSIGTNDLIQYTLAADRMNEKVSYLYNPMHPAVLKLIKMTIQSAHKEGKWCGMCGEMAGDEKAIPTLVEYGLDEFSMSASSILTAKELIMKA, encoded by the coding sequence ATGATAAAAAAAGGAATATCTGCCTCAAAAGGTTATGCAATAGGACATGTTTTCATTAAAGCTGATAATGAAGTTAAAATAGTTGAAAAAAAGATAAGTGATATAGAAAGTGAAAAAGCTAGACTCCAAGGTGCAGTTGAAAAATCAAGAGTTCAACTCACAAAAATTAAAGAAAAAGCTGAAAAAGATTTAGGTGCTGATAAAGCAGCAGTATTTGAAAGTCATATGATGTTTTTAGATGATCCAGATTTTATTGGTTCAGCAGAAAATATAATTTCAGATGAAAAGATAAATGCTGAAAAAGCACTTGAAAATGTAATGAAAAATTATGTGGCTATCTTTGAGGGTATTGAAGATGAATACGTTAAGGAAAGAATTGCAGACGTAAAAGACGTTGGAAATAGAATTCTACAAAATCTTGCAGGAAATGATATGACATCTCTTGCAGATGTAGATAATAATACAGTTGTTGTAGCTCATGATTTGACACCATCAGATACAGCACAACTTAATAAAGAAAGAGTAATAGGGTTCTTAACTAACATAGGTGGAAGAACTTCACATAGTGCTATAATGGCAAGAACACTTGAAATACCAGCAGTTGTTGGACTTCAAGACATAGTAGAAAGCGTTAAAAACGGAGATAGCATAATAGTAGATGGAGCAGAAGGGATTGCTATAATAAATCCTGATGAAGCTACATTAAAAGAATATGAAGCAAAAAAAGCAGAGTATCAAGCTAGACAAGAAAAATTAAAAGAGCTTATATCCGTAGAGACAAGAACTAAAGAAGGAAAAAGAGTTGAAGTTTGCGGTAATATAGGAAAAGCTAAAGACGTAGAAGCTGTTCTTGAGAACGGTGGAGACGGAGTAGGTCTTTTCAGAACAGAATTTTTGTACATGGATAGAGATCAAATGCCTACAGAAGATGAACAATTCGAAGCTTATAAAACTGTAGTAGAAAAAATGGGTGAAAAACCAGTTGTAATTAGAACTTTAGATATAGGTGGAGATAAAAAGCTTCCATATTTACCTCTTCCAGAAGAAATGAATCCTTTCCTTGGATATAGAGCTATAAGACTTTGCCTTGGAAGAACTGATATCTTCAAAATTCAATTAAGAGCACTTTTAAGAGCATCTGTATATGGAAACTTAAAAATAATGTTCCCTATGATATCTTCACTTGAAGAATTCTTAAGTGCTAAAGAGCTTCTTAAAGAATGTATGGGTGAACTTGATAAAGAAGGAAAGAAATACAACGCTAACTTAGAGACAGGAATTATGGTTGAAATCCCAGCAGCTGCTGTTAATTCAGAAGAACTTGCGAAATATGTTGATTTCTTTAGTATAGGAACTAACGATCTTATACAATATACTTTAGCAGCAGATAGAATGAATGAGAAGGTTTCATACCTTTATAATCCTATGCATCCTGCTGTACTTAAATTAATCAAAATGACAATTCAATCTGCACACAAAGAGGGAAAATGGTGCGGAATGTGCGGTGAAATGGCTGGAGATGAAAAAGCAATACCAACACTTGTAGAGTATGGCTTAGATGAGTTCTCAATGAGTGCATCTTCAATATTAACTGCCAAAGAATTGATAATGAAAGCCTAA
- a CDS encoding tol-pal system YbgF family protein, giving the protein MDKTKRIYKKALQNFENGYIDKAIELCDECISADISSNSALDLKAMLCYFKGNLNEAKTVWKLNVEANDDISAKRYLNDVAADEERLNYYVRALKCIKKMEIKEALKLLENCSKSSYNCINVYNYKAVCYIKQGRYKKAEESIEKVLKIDRNNEKALSIKKELIDLGVIKGKISFKKMYKPLAALVVILLIAFGGFEIKNYLKTNKVEPKKVATKKVIKKESVKKPEKKIEVPVKEEVFNTSELQGAVDNKNFDKIYEYVEKWQGNNSLKVNDKILLSKATDMLLSEGVEYFYKSATDLIKSKNYEGAKINLLKAYKYGEKNYLYADIIYFTGETYKNTNDVEGAMNYYKLYDQKFEKGSYEETVLYNLAILNKDVNIEDAKKYAEKLSDNYPKSIYNNSNITNILNK; this is encoded by the coding sequence ATGGATAAGACAAAGAGAATTTATAAGAAGGCACTTCAGAATTTTGAAAATGGATACATAGATAAGGCTATTGAACTTTGTGATGAGTGTATATCAGCAGATATAAGTAGTAATTCGGCACTGGATTTAAAGGCAATGCTGTGCTATTTTAAAGGAAATTTAAATGAAGCAAAAACAGTATGGAAGCTGAATGTAGAGGCAAATGATGATATTTCAGCGAAGAGGTATTTAAATGATGTTGCGGCTGATGAGGAAAGATTGAATTATTATGTTAGAGCTCTCAAATGTATAAAGAAAATGGAAATAAAGGAGGCACTAAAGCTTCTAGAAAACTGTTCAAAAAGCTCCTATAATTGTATAAATGTTTATAACTATAAGGCAGTATGCTATATAAAACAAGGAAGGTATAAGAAGGCAGAAGAAAGTATTGAGAAGGTGCTGAAAATTGACAGAAATAACGAGAAAGCACTTTCTATTAAGAAAGAATTGATAGATTTAGGAGTAATAAAAGGTAAAATAAGTTTCAAAAAGATGTATAAACCATTGGCAGCTTTAGTTGTAATACTGCTTATTGCATTTGGAGGCTTTGAAATCAAAAATTATCTTAAAACTAATAAGGTAGAACCTAAGAAGGTTGCAACTAAAAAGGTAATAAAAAAAGAAAGTGTTAAAAAACCAGAAAAGAAGATAGAAGTACCAGTTAAAGAAGAGGTATTTAATACTTCAGAGCTTCAAGGCGCAGTTGATAATAAAAATTTTGATAAAATATATGAATACGTTGAAAAATGGCAGGGAAACAACAGTTTAAAGGTAAATGATAAAATTTTGTTATCAAAGGCAACAGATATGTTACTAAGTGAGGGTGTTGAATATTTTTATAAATCAGCAACTGATCTTATTAAGAGCAAAAATTATGAGGGTGCAAAGATAAACCTTTTAAAGGCATATAAATATGGAGAAAAAAACTATTTATATGCAGATATAATTTATTTTACAGGAGAAACCTATAAAAATACCAATGATGTAGAAGGGGCAATGAATTATTATAAATTATATGATCAAAAATTTGAAAAGGGAAGTTATGAGGAAACTGTTTTGTATAATTTAGCTATTTTAAATAAGGATGTAAATATTGAGGATGCTAAAAAATACGCTGAAAAGCTTTCAGATAACTATCCTAAATCAATTTATAATAATTCTAATATAACTAATATACTAAATAAATAA
- the trxA gene encoding thioredoxin produces the protein MVKEINDSIFDEEIKASGEPVIVDFWAPWCGPCKMLGPVIEEVSEELQGKAKFTKVNVDDNPGVASKFGIASIPTVMIFKDGNPVDTLVGFRPKQSITAAIEKHI, from the coding sequence ATGGTAAAAGAAATTAATGATTCTATTTTTGATGAAGAAATAAAAGCTTCAGGAGAACCTGTGATAGTTGACTTTTGGGCACCATGGTGTGGACCTTGCAAAATGCTTGGACCTGTAATAGAAGAGGTATCAGAAGAACTCCAAGGAAAAGCAAAGTTTACAAAAGTTAATGTGGATGATAATCCAGGAGTGGCAAGTAAATTCGGAATTGCAAGTATACCTACAGTTATGATATTTAAAGACGGAAATCCAGTAGATACTTTAGTAGGCTTTAGACCTAAACAATCAATTACAGCTGCTATAGAGAAACACATATAA
- a CDS encoding NAD(P)/FAD-dependent oxidoreductase, protein MERYDIAIIGSGPAGLASAINAKTRNRKVIVFGSSDLSKKLTLAPKIDNYLGFYGIKGAELRDKFKEHIDNMGIQIENVKVNNIYAMGEYFSIMTSGDTYEATKVILAMGMEHTKPLNGEDKFLGRGVGYCATCDAPLYKNKVVTIVGYNKEAESEANYLSELASKVYYVPMYRDDYELTQEVELVKDTPVEIVGQNKVEKLKLKLRELETDGVFVLKDSAPPEQLVPGLEVEDGHIKVNRKMETNIEGCYAAGDCTGRPYQYMKSVGEGQVAALNAVEKLYRK, encoded by the coding sequence ATGGAAAGATATGATATTGCAATAATAGGAAGTGGACCTGCTGGTCTAGCTTCCGCAATAAATGCAAAAACAAGAAATAGAAAAGTTATTGTGTTTGGAAGCAGTGATTTAAGTAAGAAGCTAACTTTGGCACCTAAAATAGACAATTACCTTGGCTTTTATGGCATAAAGGGAGCTGAGCTTAGGGATAAGTTTAAAGAACACATAGATAACATGGGTATACAAATAGAAAATGTAAAGGTTAATAATATATATGCAATGGGAGAATATTTCTCAATAATGACTAGTGGTGATACTTATGAAGCCACTAAGGTAATACTTGCTATGGGTATGGAACACACAAAACCGTTAAATGGAGAAGATAAATTTTTAGGAAGAGGAGTAGGTTATTGCGCTACTTGTGATGCTCCTTTGTACAAAAATAAAGTTGTAACTATAGTGGGATACAATAAGGAAGCAGAAAGTGAAGCAAATTATTTATCTGAACTTGCATCTAAAGTATATTATGTTCCAATGTATAGAGATGATTATGAACTAACTCAAGAGGTAGAGCTTGTAAAAGATACTCCCGTTGAAATTGTAGGACAAAATAAAGTGGAAAAGCTTAAGCTTAAGTTGAGAGAGCTTGAAACAGATGGAGTATTTGTGCTTAAAGATAGTGCACCTCCAGAGCAGCTTGTTCCTGGACTTGAAGTTGAAGATGGTCACATAAAGGTAAACAGAAAGATGGAGACCAATATTGAAGGGTGTTATGCCGCAGGAGACTGTACAGGGAGACCTTATCAATATATGAAGTCTGTAGGAGAAGGTCAGGTAGCAGCACTTAATGCTGTAGAAAAATTATATAGAAAATAA
- a CDS encoding cell wall hydrolase, with product MKKFIWAIIFFTLILCCLPNTCSAKIFFKPKEGIPYNPLSIVKEDKAEKNLYDEKVDSVQVFNPNGNSIYITNNDINLMAQVVYAESCSEPYEGKVAVASVILNRLQNPEFPKSIGDVIKQKYAFSCIKDGEIAVTPNEDCYNAVMDALHGKDPTPKAMYFYNPRISTSEWMNNIQKENVKVIGNHVFFKTYKQ from the coding sequence ATGAAAAAATTTATTTGGGCTATTATATTTTTTACTTTAATTTTATGCTGTCTACCTAATACTTGTAGTGCAAAAATTTTTTTTAAACCAAAGGAGGGAATACCTTATAATCCTTTATCCATAGTAAAAGAAGATAAAGCGGAGAAAAACTTATACGATGAAAAAGTAGATTCTGTTCAGGTCTTCAATCCAAATGGCAATTCTATTTATATCACCAATAATGATATTAACTTAATGGCACAGGTGGTATATGCTGAAAGCTGTTCAGAACCATATGAGGGGAAGGTTGCTGTAGCCTCAGTAATTTTGAATAGGCTTCAAAATCCTGAGTTTCCAAAATCCATAGGTGATGTAATTAAACAAAAGTATGCATTTTCCTGTATTAAAGATGGTGAAATAGCGGTAACACCAAATGAAGACTGCTACAATGCAGTTATGGATGCTTTGCATGGTAAGGATCCTACACCTAAAGCTATGTATTTTTATAACCCTAGAATATCAACATCCGAATGGATGAATAACATACAAAAAGAAAATGTAAAAGTTATAGGCAACCACGTATTTTTTAAAACATATAAACAATAA
- the cdaA gene encoding diadenylate cyclase CdaA, whose amino-acid sequence MELIDIIQNSLKGLNIWSIVDILVVTYIFYKTYSIIKETRAMQLLKGVLLIILLIPLSDIFHLTMLNWILQRTITIGVLSMVIIFQPEIRRALERIGRSAFKEGHILQDKDTVDKILKEVITSVKNLAESKTGALIIIEQATGLEDIISTGTRVDAIVSAAILENIFVVNTPLHDGATIIRNGRIVAAGCFLPLTSNNDINKKLGTRHRAGIGISENSDALVIIVSEETGNISLAINGRLTRNYTPKKLKDILMNIIINRYSKKITYWEKVKGWRKRQKEK is encoded by the coding sequence TTGGAATTAATAGACATAATACAAAACTCACTAAAAGGATTAAATATTTGGTCCATAGTAGATATACTTGTTGTTACATATATTTTTTATAAAACCTACAGTATAATAAAAGAAACCAGAGCCATGCAGCTACTAAAGGGTGTGCTATTAATAATTCTATTAATACCTTTAAGTGATATTTTTCATCTTACTATGTTAAATTGGATTCTTCAAAGAACTATAACTATAGGTGTTCTTTCTATGGTTATAATATTTCAACCAGAGATTAGAAGGGCCCTTGAGAGAATAGGCAGAAGTGCCTTTAAGGAAGGTCATATTCTTCAGGATAAGGATACTGTAGATAAGATATTAAAGGAAGTTATTACCAGTGTTAAAAATTTAGCTGAAAGTAAAACAGGAGCACTTATCATAATTGAGCAGGCTACAGGACTTGAAGATATAATAAGTACAGGTACAAGAGTTGATGCAATAGTTTCAGCAGCTATCTTGGAAAATATATTTGTTGTAAATACACCACTTCATGATGGAGCGACAATTATAAGAAATGGCAGAATAGTAGCAGCAGGATGTTTCTTGCCGCTTACTTCTAACAATGACATAAATAAAAAATTAGGAACAAGGCATAGAGCTGGAATTGGCATATCAGAGAATTCAGATGCCTTAGTTATAATAGTATCAGAAGAAACCGGCAATATATCTCTTGCTATAAATGGAAGGCTAACTAGAAACTACACACCTAAAAAGTTGAAGGATATATTGATGAATATAATAATAAATAGATATAGTAAAAAAATTACTTATTGGGAGAAGGTGAAAGGGTGGAGAAAAAGACAAAAAGAGAAATAA
- a CDS encoding CdaR family protein, producing the protein MEKKTKREIIVRIACFIAAFCLWLYITNYENPIKTYKIKNIPVTINNIDSLKDNNLTLAPNQKFEISVTIKGNATDVYKVKQSEFKIVADIASYAVKKGDNKIPVQIVKSPNNISIVQEDNMWVSVKIDKIDKKDVSVDIKKQGKNAYTVGLYDAFSTPSKVSVSGASELVSMVDHVEGIVDIKSDEADSFESKVKLEAVDAKGAVIGGVALDTKEVNVTLTKKKKIKNVSINVKTTGQSPSGVKVKTITPVADSVQIEGVSEGVKNINSLDTEPIDLSKISAGQTVKVRLLVPDGVRIVNSDDSINVKVDTDTTIQKTFKVNITTSNLGQNLKAQLSNEVLNIVVSGYVTDINNIKDGDIKANIDLTNLAEGTYTEGVNVTLPSGISKVSQDLDKVNVTITK; encoded by the coding sequence GTGGAGAAAAAGACAAAAAGAGAAATAATAGTTAGAATAGCATGTTTTATAGCTGCATTTTGTTTGTGGCTTTATATTACTAATTATGAAAATCCTATTAAAACTTATAAAATTAAAAATATACCAGTAACTATTAACAATATTGATTCTCTTAAGGATAATAATCTCACCTTAGCACCAAATCAAAAATTTGAAATTTCAGTTACTATAAAAGGAAATGCTACGGATGTTTATAAGGTTAAACAGAGCGAATTCAAAATAGTAGCCGATATAGCTTCGTATGCTGTTAAAAAAGGTGACAACAAGATTCCAGTACAAATAGTTAAATCGCCCAATAATATAAGTATAGTTCAAGAAGATAACATGTGGGTAAGTGTAAAAATTGATAAAATCGATAAAAAGGATGTATCAGTTGATATAAAAAAGCAGGGTAAAAATGCTTATACGGTGGGACTTTATGATGCATTTTCCACTCCATCAAAGGTGAGCGTTTCAGGAGCTTCAGAGCTAGTAAGTATGGTAGACCATGTTGAAGGAATTGTAGATATTAAAAGTGATGAAGCTGATAGCTTTGAGAGTAAGGTTAAACTTGAAGCAGTTGACGCTAAAGGAGCAGTAATAGGAGGAGTTGCTTTAGATACCAAAGAAGTTAATGTTACTTTAACTAAAAAAAAGAAAATAAAAAACGTTAGTATAAATGTTAAAACTACAGGCCAATCTCCTAGTGGTGTGAAGGTAAAAACTATTACACCGGTTGCAGACAGTGTACAAATAGAGGGGGTAAGCGAGGGAGTAAAAAATATAAACTCCCTAGATACCGAGCCAATAGATTTATCTAAAATATCAGCAGGTCAAACAGTTAAGGTAAGGCTTTTAGTTCCAGACGGCGTTAGAATTGTAAATTCAGATGATAGTATAAATGTAAAGGTAGATACAGATACTACAATTCAAAAGACTTTTAAGGTAAATATAACAACTTCAAATTTAGGTCAGAATTTAAAGGCGCAGCTTTCTAATGAAGTTTTAAATATAGTGGTGTCTGGTTATGTAACAGATATCAATAATATTAAAGATGGAGATATAAAGGCTAATATAGATCTTACTAATTTAGCAGAAGGAACCTATACAGAAGGTGTGAATGTTACATTACCTTCAGGAATTAGTAAGGTATCACAGGACTTAGACAAAGTAAATGTAACAATAACAAAATAA